A single genomic interval of Pochonia chlamydosporia 170 chromosome 7, whole genome shotgun sequence harbors:
- a CDS encoding amine oxidase (similar to Pyrenophora tritici-repentis Pt-1C-BFP XP_001940312.1), translating to MDAYSICRTSPARRHSSKIYKDLRIALFGSLAGRDGNVDFDMRCPEAAAPKRRQISTPTPHVGIIGAGLSGLRCADILLQKGIKVTILEARNRIGGRVHQEKLVNGHMVDLGPNWIHGTDDNPILDIARQTNTAAGTWDSKTWVYNHLGDLMTLENGERYSTMVWDIVQEAFEHSNNFGSEIPADKSLLDFFHERLPYKIPDSDPEPIEKREIVLRMAEMWGAFVGSPVSNQSLKYFWLEECIEGENLFCAGTYENILRHIAAPALAAADIKLNSRVTDIVYQLENKSKVKIEVDGGQRLLFDEVVVTTPLGWLKRHTDAFNPRLPSRLTQAINSIGYGCLEKVYMSFPSAFWLEHTKTNGFIEWLEPTYAPSNPKQWHQEAVELGSLADPDAHPTLLFYMFGEQSKHITSTLAQLTTDSDKTAFLESFFHPYFSRLPNYSPESPDCKPLGFLATEWLNDEFAGCGSYANFPVGLENADKDIEVMREGLPDEGVWFAGEHTAPFVALGTATGAYWSGEMVAKRIAEMYA from the exons ATGGATGCTTACTCGATATGTCGTACTAGTCCAGCCCGGCGCCATTCGTCAAAGATTTATAAAGACCTCAGGATAGCCTTATTTGGCAGTTTGGCCGGCCGAGACGGCAATGTAGACTTTGATATGAGATGCCCAGAAGCAGCCGCTCCCAAG CGTCGCCAAATATCTACTCCCACGCCTCATGTTGGAATAATTGGCGCCGGACTATCCGGGCTCCGCTGTGCAGACATTCTCTTGCAAAAAGGCATCAAGGTCACCATTCTCGAAGCCCGGAACCGTATTGGCGGCAGAGTCCATCAGGAAAAACTTGTCAACGGTCACATGGTTGATCTCGGTCCCAACTGGATTCACGGCACTGACGACAACCCCATTCTCGATATTGCCAGGCAAACCAATACCGCGGCTGGGACCTGGGACTCCAAAACATGGGTCTACAACCACCTTGGAGACTTGATGACATTAGAAAATGGCGAGAGATACAGCACGATGGTGTGGGACATTGTCCAGGAAGCCTTTGAGCActccaacaactttggctcGGAGATTCCCGCGGACAAGAGCCTTTTGGACTTTTTTCACGAAAGACTACCATACAAAATTCCCGACAGTGATCCTGAACCCATAGAAAAACGAGAAATCGTTCTTCGCATGGCTGAGATGTGGGGGGCCTTTGTTGGCAGCCCAGTCTCCAATCAAAGCCTCAAGTACTTTTGGCTGGAGGAGTGCATAGAAGGAG AAAACCTATTTTGTGCCGGCACTTACGAGAACATTCTGCGACACATCGCAGCCCCAGCGCTGGCAGCGGCTGACATCAAGCTCAATTCTAGAGTAACAGATATAGTATATCAGCTCGAAAACAAGAGCAAGGTGAAGATAGAAGTAGACGGTGGACAACGCCTCCTATTTGACGAAGTCGTCGTGACCACACCCCTCGGGTGGCTAAAGAGACACACGGATGCTTTCAACCCTCGTCTTCCATCACGACTGACACAGGCAATCAACTCTATTGGATATGGGTGCCTTGAAAAA GTGTACATGAGTTTCCCAAGCGCGTTCTGGCTTGAACACACAAAAACGAACGGCTTCATAGAGTGGCTAGAACCAACATACGCCCCTTCCAACCCCAAACAGTGGCACCAGGAAGCCGTCGAGCTCGGAAGCCTCGCGGATCCAGATGCCCATCCAACTCTTCTGTTCTACATGTTTGGCGAGCAGTCCAAACACATCACGTCCACGCTTGCCCAGCTTACGACAGACTCCGACAAGACGGCGTTTCTAGAGTCGTTTTTTCATCCGTATTTCTCTCGACTGCCCAACTATTCTCCAGAATCTCCCGATTGCAAGCCACTTGGGTTTCTCGCAACGGAATGGCTGAATGACGAATTCGCTGGATGTGGAAGCTACGCCAACTTTCCGGTTGGTTTGGAGAATGCAGATAAAGATATAGAGGTTATGCGAGAGGGTTTGCCGGATGAAGGCGTTTGGTTTGCGGGTGAGCACACGGCGCCGTTTGTGGCGCTGGGGACTGCAACGGGTGCGTATTGGAGCGGTGAAATGGTTGCGAAGAGGATTGCTGAGATGTATGCTTAA
- a CDS encoding dynactin subunit 5 (similar to Metarhizium acridum CQMa 102 XP_007814360.1) — protein MSRRPAKGDYIETDTGNKVARKAILVGTQNIMLGGKTVIQPEVMIRGDLVRTAPSSSSSAPTSSTAVAIGRYCFLSRGVLLRPPGRLYKGVYTYMPLRLGDHVFIGQNTVVQAATIGNHVSIGRDCTVNEFAIVKDYVKILDGSVVPSFMVIPSFSVVAGQPARVVGEVPEGGLDEFELREMYKTVGNNPQMVA, from the exons atgtcGCGCCGCCCAGCAAAAGGCGACTACATCGAAACC GACACAGGCAACAAAGTCGCCCGCAAAGCCATCCTCGTCGGCACCCAAAACATCATGCTGGGCGGCAAAACCGTCATCCAGCCCGAGGTCATGATCCGCGGCGATCTCGTCCGCACCGCcccctcgtcctcgtcctccgcGCCCACGAGCTCCACCGCCGTCGCCATCGGCCGCTACTGCTTCCTGTCGCGGGGCGTGCTGCTCCGTCCGCCGGGCCGCCTGTACAAAGGGGTGTACACGTACATGCCGCTCCGGCTGGGGGACCACGTCTTCATAGGGCAGAACACGGTGGTGCAGGCTGCGACGATAGGGAACCACGTTTCCATCGGGCGGGACTGCACGGTGAATGAGTTTGCGATTGTGAAGGACTATGTCAAGATTTTGGATGGGAGCGTCGTGCCGTCGTTTATGGTTATTCCGAGCTTTTCGGTCGTGGCGGGGCAGCCGGCGAGGGTGGTGGGCGAGGTTCCTGAGGGGGGgttggatgagtttgagctGAGGGAGATGTATAAGACTGTTGGGAATAATCCGCAGATGGTGGCTTAG